In a genomic window of Nocardia fluminea:
- a CDS encoding SAM-dependent methyltransferase → MTDEKFEVVPIAHVVGGRREPTDDQWGDTETIIRIDDPRFSEDSVKGLDQFSHVEVVFRFHLTDQSDLHLGARSARDNPEWPEVGIFGHRNMRRVNWLGVSRARLLRIDGLDLHVAELDAVDGTPVFDIKPWFAEFGPRGDVEQAPWSTEMLKNYF, encoded by the coding sequence ATGACTGATGAGAAGTTCGAAGTGGTACCGATCGCGCACGTGGTCGGTGGGCGCCGTGAACCCACGGACGATCAGTGGGGTGACACAGAGACGATCATCAGGATCGATGACCCTCGGTTCAGTGAAGATTCCGTCAAGGGGCTCGACCAATTTTCCCATGTTGAGGTCGTGTTCCGGTTCCATCTGACCGATCAATCCGATCTCCACTTAGGTGCCCGCAGCGCGCGCGACAACCCTGAGTGGCCCGAGGTCGGGATCTTCGGGCACCGCAACATGCGTCGCGTCAACTGGCTCGGAGTCTCCCGCGCCCGACTGCTTCGCATCGACGGTCTCGACCTCCACGTCGCTGAACTAGACGCCGTCGACGGCACTCCCGTGTTCGATATCAAGCCGTGGTTCGCCGAGTTCGGGCCTCGCGGCGACGTCGAGCAGGCGCCCTGGTCGACCGAGATGCTCAAGAACTACTTCTAA
- a CDS encoding NUDIX domain-containing protein has protein sequence MDPSTAAVAELIAAMAPFDDLEQQHIEQTLDWLAATTDVYRRISPATPSPHLVAYVVLVDPTERGLYLGQHRKSGLHLPMGGHLDPFEHPFAAARREAREELGIDASFDVVGQRPLLLTVTSTIGPTTGHVDVSLWFVARGDRTSRPDLDPGEFDGGQWWDLDPHGLPDTDPHLGRFIRKLDTVLQPTTVR, from the coding sequence ATGGACCCCTCTACCGCTGCCGTCGCCGAGCTGATCGCCGCGATGGCCCCGTTCGACGATCTCGAACAGCAACACATCGAACAGACCCTGGACTGGCTCGCCGCAACGACCGATGTTTACCGTCGCATTTCGCCTGCGACGCCATCGCCGCACCTGGTGGCCTATGTGGTCTTGGTCGACCCCACCGAGCGTGGCCTTTACCTCGGTCAGCACCGCAAGTCCGGCCTTCACCTCCCGATGGGCGGGCATCTAGATCCCTTCGAGCATCCGTTCGCCGCAGCGCGCCGAGAAGCCCGTGAGGAACTGGGCATCGACGCGAGCTTCGATGTCGTCGGCCAACGGCCACTGCTTCTGACCGTGACTTCGACCATCGGCCCCACCACCGGACACGTGGACGTTTCGCTGTGGTTCGTCGCCCGTGGCGATCGGACCAGCCGCCCAGATCTCGACCCGGGCGAGTTCGACGGTGGTCAGTGGTGGGATCTCGACCCCCACGGCCTACCCGATACGGACCCACACCTCGGCCGGTTCATCCGCAAGCTCGACACCGTCCTGCAACCCACGACCGTCCGATGA
- a CDS encoding P-loop NTPase family protein, giving the protein MKPLVVIRGNSASGKSTTAIAVQRRFEHGQCAVISQDLVRRNMLREPDEAGAFNIDLIEEIARSCSGRGMVVIIEGILHAHRYGSMLGRLTHWVERSLFYSFDLTFAQTLDRHAGRPQAATIPPEQMASWYHGWQPLPFVEEVRIDASWTLDAATDRIYRDIEHSRGPA; this is encoded by the coding sequence ATGAAACCACTGGTAGTGATCCGTGGAAACTCGGCCTCGGGCAAATCGACCACCGCGATCGCAGTCCAGCGCCGATTCGAACATGGGCAATGCGCGGTGATCTCCCAGGATCTGGTGCGGCGGAACATGCTCCGGGAACCGGACGAGGCGGGCGCGTTCAACATCGACCTGATCGAGGAGATCGCCCGTTCGTGTTCGGGGCGGGGGATGGTGGTGATCATCGAGGGAATCCTCCATGCCCACCGGTACGGGAGCATGCTCGGCCGGCTCACACATTGGGTGGAAAGGTCGTTGTTCTACAGTTTCGATCTCACCTTCGCCCAGACCCTGGACCGTCACGCGGGGCGCCCACAGGCGGCGACGATTCCACCGGAGCAGATGGCCTCGTGGTATCACGGCTGGCAGCCGCTGCCGTTCGTCGAAGAAGTCCGCATCGATGCGAGCTGGACTCTCGATGCCGCGACAGACCGGATCTATCGCGACATCGAACACAGCCGTGGCCCAGCGTGA
- a CDS encoding DUF4145 domain-containing protein codes for MDDQVRLLTGWFRTGNWPVLPCPACSKGKLTADDEHLKHLQSPSTYGWESGGDPTDIRGIFHGFLFCNAQACRERVAVVGDYAVQYDIDDNLDHYFRVRVLHPPVPVVEIPDSVPGSIRQTLLRAAGVAWSDPSAGIALLRQSIERLMDEQGIAATTTNDKFRPLHQRLTDFRAIESEVADLLEAVKWVGNEGTHPGGLDAVDFVEAAELVELALKLLFKSDTSALHERARRVVQAKRWVP; via the coding sequence GTGGACGATCAGGTTCGCCTTCTGACTGGCTGGTTTCGTACCGGGAATTGGCCGGTACTGCCATGTCCCGCGTGCTCGAAAGGCAAGCTGACGGCCGACGATGAACATCTGAAGCACCTTCAGAGCCCAAGCACGTATGGCTGGGAGAGCGGTGGTGATCCCACCGATATCCGCGGGATCTTCCATGGCTTCCTCTTCTGCAACGCTCAGGCATGCCGGGAGCGGGTCGCCGTTGTCGGCGACTACGCAGTCCAGTACGACATCGACGACAATCTCGATCACTACTTCCGCGTGCGGGTGCTCCATCCCCCAGTTCCAGTTGTTGAAATTCCTGATTCGGTCCCAGGTTCTATCCGACAAACCCTCCTGCGTGCTGCTGGGGTGGCGTGGAGCGATCCATCGGCGGGGATAGCGCTGCTGCGCCAGAGCATCGAGCGTCTGATGGACGAGCAAGGGATTGCCGCCACAACGACAAATGACAAATTTCGGCCGCTACACCAGCGCCTCACCGACTTTCGGGCGATCGAATCCGAAGTGGCAGACCTGTTGGAGGCCGTCAAATGGGTTGGGAACGAAGGTACTCATCCTGGAGGACTGGACGCAGTTGACTTCGTCGAAGCTGCTGAACTCGTCGAGCTAGCGCTGAAATTGCTCTTCAAGTCTGACACGTCTGCCCTACACGAACGAGCGCGCCGTGTGGTCCAAGCGAAGCGGTGGGTGCCGTAA
- a CDS encoding HEPN domain-containing protein translates to MSETRIRELCSALVAAAFEELTSDRVIPMWSDAPRLQADIDFDADRIRSRSEYTALKDELLQSFPALFDDLDDFFKSFTVQQYIDTFLEEVLYQCGYADDFSPTGAPVKEVMDELERVLTGAPGDFVVARLVSHLTTESGASIELEGIKVIPDQVGSASNIVIRRQIPDSAHVLQRRPSVKGLTPRSLLVLRQTLDTPGFHTGRELSRKLDHFILIASLLTNGTAQPVYEVTGMSTAVTQVPARLRELMNDGSITVARRVIRLNDAHGPALDALSALVRSADPGHEGKIHTSFGLALKKFGGFDHTTDAFEQLVDLATALEGVMVGTNEGEGLTLRLCTRVSALLAADDDSARGIFGDVKALYGLRSTIVHGGELTEKALRKTLASVSTTSDTSDDVKLTVNLGYAIDRLRDIVRRAILARLCLATGPDPIPHWPLGDKPTAVDAILSDDSSREVWRSYWRTHLAEIGVGEAANRATAVEYALSRSER, encoded by the coding sequence GTGAGTGAGACACGTATTCGGGAGCTGTGTAGCGCCCTCGTTGCCGCAGCCTTCGAGGAGCTGACGTCTGATCGAGTGATTCCGATGTGGTCTGATGCTCCGAGACTCCAGGCGGATATCGACTTCGATGCCGATCGAATCCGAAGTCGGTCAGAGTACACCGCGCTCAAGGACGAGCTCCTCCAGTCCTTTCCCGCCCTGTTCGACGACCTTGATGACTTCTTCAAGTCGTTTACTGTTCAGCAGTATATCGATACCTTCCTTGAGGAAGTTCTCTACCAGTGTGGTTATGCGGATGATTTTTCGCCGACCGGAGCGCCGGTGAAGGAGGTCATGGATGAACTCGAACGGGTCCTCACTGGGGCACCGGGAGACTTTGTCGTAGCACGATTGGTTTCCCACCTGACAACGGAGTCGGGTGCGTCGATCGAGCTCGAAGGCATCAAGGTCATACCCGATCAGGTCGGGTCAGCGTCAAATATCGTGATCCGCAGACAGATTCCGGACTCGGCACACGTCTTGCAGCGTCGGCCGTCCGTCAAGGGACTCACGCCGCGGAGTCTGCTAGTCCTTCGCCAGACACTCGATACGCCCGGTTTTCACACCGGCAGAGAACTCAGTCGAAAGCTTGACCACTTCATCTTGATCGCCTCGCTTCTCACCAATGGAACCGCTCAACCTGTCTATGAGGTTACGGGGATGTCCACGGCGGTGACTCAGGTTCCGGCCAGGCTCCGGGAGTTGATGAACGATGGGTCGATCACAGTGGCTCGTCGAGTGATCCGGTTGAATGACGCGCACGGCCCAGCTCTCGATGCGCTTTCAGCACTCGTTCGATCGGCAGATCCTGGACACGAAGGCAAGATTCACACCTCCTTCGGCCTGGCGCTCAAGAAGTTCGGCGGATTCGATCACACGACTGACGCGTTCGAGCAGTTGGTTGATCTGGCCACCGCGCTGGAGGGCGTCATGGTGGGCACCAACGAGGGGGAGGGACTTACGCTTCGATTGTGCACGCGTGTATCCGCGTTGCTTGCTGCCGACGACGACTCTGCACGCGGCATCTTCGGGGATGTGAAAGCGCTGTACGGTCTGCGCTCGACAATCGTGCATGGAGGCGAACTCACCGAGAAGGCGCTCCGGAAGACCCTCGCATCGGTCTCGACGACATCGGATACCAGCGACGATGTGAAACTCACAGTGAACCTCGGATACGCGATTGATCGGCTGCGTGACATCGTGAGGCGAGCCATCCTCGCTCGGCTCTGTCTCGCCACGGGGCCCGATCCGATCCCGCACTGGCCACTCGGCGACAAGCCGACTGCGGTTGATGCCATTCTCAGCGACGACAGCTCACGTGAGGTTTGGCGATCGTACTGGCGAACTCACCTTGCCGAGATCGGAGTCGGAGAGGCAGCAAACCGGGCAACTGCGGTCGAATACGCGCTGAGTCGATCTGAGCGCTAG
- the mobF gene encoding MobF family relaxase, with product MLHGGMVATIHRVAAGNGYQYYLRKTAANDRTARGRSSLSQYYSDHGEAPGRWHGTGLTSLGIAAGTEVTEEQMKSLFGQGLHPNAEQIKTEVFQRQIALGANDRDATRTAEKATKLGNKFAIYKVRSEYRKRCSEAYRAHNSERNLEPTAAIPDDERARIRTRLATGMFTDEYGRPPLNARELSGWVAKNSRANQAALAGLEIAFSPVKSVSVLWALAPPDMAARIEAAHQRAIGDALTWLERNGLLTRLGRNGVRHVEVEGIVAACFTHRDSRAGDPDLHTHVLIANKVRTLDGKWRTIDSRLFHEAAVTVSEIYDSRLEHHLELALNLQFETRPDRNIHQVPVREVIGVPLELIHAWSQRGTAINARLDQLTADFQTTFGREPTPEEVYGLADRATLDTRPAKHLPESHTQQSETWLAQATTLLGGREPVEAVAIRVVAVPRIPRPDPDAVFIAATAERALAAASQRRSTWRPFNLRAEIERQLRGQISPADWDWVPDKVVVAALSPRSAVARGDPDLTEEPGLRAVPAWLRHRDGSPVHVRPNSQIYTTEATLDVEAALIELSIEPGARTLDSALLTSAVADYNTAHPDRPLNAGQVGVISSFATSGLRVHTANAPAGTGKTTAMQVLTSAWHSSGGTVLGMAPTAAAAAVLGESIGTRAETVDKLLDVIDRHSRRPDSPTIVRDHPPSLPQWVLDIDDRTLVIVDEHVKLGNTKRLQLLQFLSQRGATVRCIGDDRQLPAIDAGGADADMNAASPEQTLTLSHVVRFASTGEATASIGLREGDPAALAWYLDNDRIHAGHTGSVYDDTYTAWAADNVAGRDAVMLAPTHKVVSALNARARADRLTRTGTKPDTEVALVDGLSGSVGDTVRTRRNNPKLRFGQTDWVRNGYSWTITAVHEDGSLTVSHRRGGTDSDKTVRLPVEYVRVHVHLGYAATIDSAQGITADACHVALSGLESRQQFYVAMTRGIHANHAYIATALDGAEGSIYTEPAVYPRTAVEVLQRVLARDGAQKSAHTELRDALDPALRIGRAVDIYLDTLGLAAEHALDTDRLAELDRAADTIHPDLTESPAYPVLRQHLALIALTGADPVAALRAAATARELDTADDPAAVLDWRLDPSGAHSTGSGPLSWTPGLPTGVADQALAEPVRARERIVSALAEQIRDAAAGWTPATAPAWARPLLGTDPSLLGELSVWRAGLHVPDTDTRPTGPARYTDLERLHQKRLQQRVIDAYGDPALPRNRWADVVDDLDSRISTDALWSVVADKIDLAARSGLDITVLLTDAAAQRPLPDEMPAAALWARLELEPSALDTTSTDLLRPDWLPDLEAVLGTDMTEQVTTEPAWPRVVAAVERATSTWSPRDLLVTAYELLQGAQPDDAAPLRADQLAAALAWRIDALHHHTPTEQQPTQGHEPFAREPTAPDAEREPSASSATAASATNEHDAAPVVTVISDPLEEDLVTGIEGIARLFATGRVADAVAAYRGFRTELSDDEQAVLTAVSETLYQYSFPVALARLRWAEQQFPQHRALIHACTPSTDPQTFHRDTEPERGRPHPVYDHREHVDPTITPALFDPIQAAGNDAFDTYLDDAERFDSRYMALTGERQRPAGAGYPIDYDLAAMPAIVGLPCVDCSTERPRNASSPVPPRHSDDGLCLDCRDNERPGIPDHNPADHLVARCAHIAETHPAPAALAMLRRDWRTLDQAGRAVIQQWLTDNPLTEQPLPVLEPLQRLTERDLADAIDGLAQRLGNSATEAEFFAPIRHDGFDPGPDPIVVAHQDAADTARDTARMRADELDSAIRRLRITSDALDTAREALDALPLIRRAARQTIQSRINDLSREHRERRGEHQQARDIARAANRHANELIAQAERSAADDETRRSGEQARAAAENTVARDATVEALHQRLESELAAHRTEHNRRQNLTNPQRQLEERARQQHAATADEFTVEERSAVEGTGPDYRSGMGL from the coding sequence ATGCTTCATGGAGGCATGGTCGCGACCATTCATCGAGTCGCCGCAGGAAACGGCTACCAATATTATCTGCGCAAAACCGCCGCCAACGATAGGACAGCTCGCGGGCGGTCATCGCTGTCGCAGTACTACTCCGACCACGGCGAAGCACCCGGACGTTGGCATGGCACCGGACTAACCTCGCTCGGCATCGCCGCTGGTACGGAAGTGACCGAGGAACAGATGAAGTCGCTGTTCGGGCAGGGCCTTCACCCGAACGCCGAGCAGATCAAGACCGAGGTCTTCCAACGCCAGATTGCGCTCGGCGCCAACGACCGCGACGCCACCCGCACGGCTGAGAAGGCAACCAAATTAGGCAACAAATTCGCCATCTACAAGGTCCGTTCGGAGTATCGGAAGCGCTGTTCCGAGGCCTACCGTGCGCACAATTCAGAACGAAATCTCGAGCCCACTGCCGCAATTCCCGATGATGAACGTGCGCGCATTCGTACACGACTCGCGACCGGAATGTTCACTGACGAGTACGGCCGCCCACCTCTGAACGCACGAGAGTTGTCGGGATGGGTCGCCAAAAACTCGCGCGCGAACCAGGCCGCGCTGGCAGGTCTCGAGATCGCCTTCTCCCCGGTGAAGAGTGTGTCGGTGCTGTGGGCGTTGGCCCCACCGGACATGGCAGCCCGGATCGAGGCCGCCCACCAGCGTGCGATCGGTGATGCGTTGACGTGGTTGGAGCGCAACGGCTTGTTAACCCGGCTCGGCCGTAACGGGGTCCGCCACGTCGAAGTCGAGGGGATCGTCGCGGCCTGTTTCACCCATCGCGACAGCCGCGCAGGCGATCCCGACCTACACACCCACGTCCTGATCGCCAACAAGGTCCGCACCCTGGACGGGAAATGGCGCACGATCGACTCCCGGCTGTTCCACGAAGCCGCTGTCACGGTCTCGGAGATCTACGACTCCCGCCTCGAGCACCATCTCGAACTCGCTCTCAACCTGCAGTTCGAAACCCGCCCCGACCGCAACATCCACCAAGTCCCCGTCCGTGAGGTCATCGGCGTCCCGCTGGAACTGATCCACGCCTGGTCGCAGCGAGGCACCGCGATCAACGCGCGCCTGGACCAACTCACCGCCGATTTCCAGACAACCTTCGGCCGCGAACCGACCCCGGAGGAGGTCTACGGTCTCGCCGACCGGGCGACGTTGGATACCCGTCCGGCCAAACACCTTCCGGAATCGCACACCCAGCAAAGTGAGACCTGGTTGGCCCAGGCCACCACGTTGCTCGGTGGCCGTGAGCCGGTTGAAGCGGTAGCGATACGCGTGGTGGCGGTGCCGCGGATACCTCGCCCGGACCCGGACGCCGTATTCATCGCCGCGACCGCCGAGCGCGCGCTGGCCGCAGCGTCGCAGCGACGCTCGACATGGCGGCCGTTCAATCTGCGGGCCGAGATCGAACGCCAACTGCGCGGCCAGATCAGCCCGGCCGACTGGGACTGGGTTCCCGACAAAGTCGTCGTCGCCGCGCTCTCGCCACGGTCGGCGGTTGCGCGCGGTGATCCCGACCTCACCGAAGAGCCCGGGCTGCGGGCGGTGCCCGCCTGGTTGCGCCACCGCGACGGCAGCCCCGTTCACGTTCGACCGAACTCCCAGATCTACACCACCGAAGCCACTCTCGACGTCGAAGCCGCACTCATCGAGCTGTCGATCGAGCCCGGCGCCCGCACCCTGGACTCCGCACTGCTGACCAGCGCGGTCGCTGACTACAACACCGCGCATCCTGATCGGCCGCTCAATGCCGGCCAGGTTGGTGTCATCTCTTCCTTCGCCACCTCCGGGTTGCGCGTGCATACCGCCAACGCCCCTGCCGGAACCGGCAAGACCACTGCCATGCAAGTCCTCACCAGCGCATGGCATTCCAGCGGCGGCACCGTCCTCGGCATGGCGCCCACCGCTGCCGCGGCCGCTGTTCTCGGGGAGTCGATCGGCACCCGTGCCGAGACCGTCGACAAGCTTCTCGACGTCATCGACCGCCACTCCCGCCGCCCGGATTCGCCCACGATCGTGCGGGATCATCCGCCGTCGTTGCCGCAATGGGTCCTCGACATCGACGACCGAACGCTGGTGATCGTCGACGAGCACGTCAAACTCGGCAACACCAAACGTCTCCAACTGCTGCAGTTCCTCTCCCAGCGCGGCGCGACGGTGCGCTGCATCGGCGACGACCGACAACTGCCCGCGATCGACGCCGGTGGCGCCGACGCCGACATGAACGCCGCCTCCCCCGAACAGACCTTGACGCTGTCGCACGTCGTCCGGTTCGCATCCACCGGCGAAGCAACGGCGTCGATCGGGCTACGCGAGGGCGACCCGGCCGCGCTGGCCTGGTATCTGGACAACGACCGCATCCACGCCGGGCACACCGGATCGGTCTACGACGACACCTACACAGCATGGGCCGCTGACAACGTTGCCGGTCGCGACGCGGTCATGTTGGCGCCCACACACAAGGTCGTGAGCGCGCTCAACGCACGCGCCCGCGCCGACAGACTCACCCGAACCGGCACGAAACCCGATACTGAAGTGGCCCTCGTGGACGGTCTTTCCGGCTCCGTCGGTGACACCGTGCGCACCCGACGCAACAACCCGAAGCTGCGTTTCGGCCAGACGGACTGGGTTCGCAACGGCTACTCGTGGACCATCACCGCCGTCCATGAGGACGGTTCACTGACCGTTTCGCATCGACGCGGCGGCACCGACAGCGACAAAACCGTACGACTTCCGGTCGAGTATGTGCGCGTCCACGTGCACCTCGGATACGCCGCGACGATCGATTCCGCGCAAGGAATCACCGCCGACGCCTGCCATGTCGCGCTATCCGGGCTCGAATCCCGCCAACAGTTCTACGTCGCGATGACCCGCGGAATCCACGCCAACCACGCCTACATCGCCACCGCCCTCGACGGCGCCGAAGGCTCGATCTACACCGAACCTGCCGTCTACCCGCGCACCGCAGTCGAAGTTCTGCAGCGAGTGTTGGCTCGCGACGGGGCCCAGAAGTCAGCGCACACCGAGCTTCGTGACGCCCTCGACCCGGCTTTGCGGATCGGGCGGGCAGTCGATATCTACCTCGACACCCTCGGCCTGGCCGCCGAACACGCCCTCGACACCGACCGTCTCGCAGAACTCGACCGTGCCGCCGACACCATCCATCCCGACCTGACCGAGAGTCCCGCTTACCCGGTGCTCCGTCAACACCTGGCCCTGATCGCACTCACCGGCGCCGATCCAGTAGCCGCACTTCGCGCTGCGGCTACTGCCCGCGAGCTCGACACCGCCGACGATCCTGCCGCGGTGCTGGACTGGCGTCTGGATCCCTCTGGAGCACATTCCACCGGTAGCGGGCCTCTGTCCTGGACGCCAGGGCTCCCCACCGGTGTCGCCGATCAGGCTCTCGCTGAACCTGTTCGGGCACGCGAACGGATCGTGTCTGCCCTTGCCGAACAGATCCGTGATGCCGCGGCAGGGTGGACACCGGCCACCGCACCCGCGTGGGCGCGCCCACTGCTGGGCACCGATCCCTCATTGCTGGGCGAGCTCTCGGTGTGGCGGGCCGGACTCCACGTCCCCGACACCGACACCCGACCCACCGGCCCTGCCCGCTACACCGACCTCGAACGCCTACACCAGAAACGCCTGCAACAACGCGTCATCGACGCCTACGGTGACCCGGCACTCCCCCGCAATCGGTGGGCCGACGTCGTCGATGACCTCGATTCTCGTATCAGCACCGATGCGTTGTGGTCGGTCGTGGCTGACAAGATCGACCTCGCCGCACGTTCCGGACTCGACATCACCGTCCTGCTGACCGACGCGGCCGCACAGCGGCCATTGCCCGACGAGATGCCCGCCGCAGCATTGTGGGCGCGCCTGGAACTGGAACCTTCCGCCCTCGATACCACCAGCACTGACCTACTCCGACCCGACTGGCTACCCGACCTCGAAGCCGTTCTGGGCACCGACATGACCGAACAAGTCACTACCGAACCGGCCTGGCCTCGCGTCGTCGCCGCCGTCGAACGCGCCACCAGCACCTGGTCACCCCGCGATCTACTCGTCACTGCCTACGAACTTCTCCAAGGCGCGCAACCCGACGACGCCGCACCGCTGCGCGCCGACCAACTCGCCGCCGCACTGGCCTGGCGCATCGACGCACTGCACCACCACACCCCGACAGAGCAACAACCCACCCAAGGCCATGAACCATTCGCGCGTGAACCGACCGCCCCAGACGCCGAGAGGGAGCCCTCGGCCAGTTCTGCTACCGCCGCGTCGGCCACAAATGAACACGACGCCGCTCCTGTCGTCACCGTTATCAGCGACCCACTCGAGGAAGACCTCGTCACCGGTATCGAAGGCATCGCCCGATTGTTCGCGACAGGGCGAGTCGCTGACGCTGTCGCCGCATACCGGGGCTTCAGAACCGAGCTGTCCGACGACGAACAAGCGGTCCTCACCGCAGTCTCAGAAACCCTCTACCAGTACAGCTTCCCCGTCGCTCTGGCTCGACTGCGCTGGGCCGAGCAACAATTCCCGCAACACCGCGCGCTGATCCACGCGTGCACACCCTCGACCGATCCGCAAACCTTCCACCGCGATACCGAACCCGAGCGTGGCCGACCCCACCCTGTCTACGACCACCGCGAACACGTCGACCCCACGATCACACCGGCACTGTTCGACCCGATTCAGGCCGCCGGCAACGACGCCTTTGACACCTACCTCGACGACGCCGAACGTTTCGACAGCCGCTATATGGCACTAACGGGAGAGCGGCAAAGACCAGCAGGCGCTGGTTACCCGATCGACTACGACTTGGCCGCGATGCCCGCCATCGTTGGCCTCCCGTGCGTCGACTGCAGCACCGAACGTCCCCGCAACGCCAGCTCCCCCGTACCTCCACGACACTCCGACGACGGTCTGTGCCTCGACTGCCGCGACAACGAACGGCCAGGTATCCCCGACCACAACCCTGCCGATCACCTCGTCGCGCGATGCGCGCACATCGCCGAAACACATCCTGCGCCTGCGGCGCTAGCGATGCTCCGCCGTGACTGGCGCACACTCGACCAAGCCGGGCGCGCTGTCATCCAGCAATGGCTGACCGACAATCCCCTCACCGAACAGCCACTCCCGGTCCTCGAGCCGCTGCAGCGTTTGACCGAACGTGACCTCGCCGACGCGATCGACGGACTTGCCCAACGGCTCGGCAACTCCGCAACCGAGGCTGAATTCTTCGCACCCATCCGACACGACGGCTTCGACCCCGGGCCCGACCCGATCGTGGTCGCACACCAGGATGCTGCCGACACTGCCCGCGACACCGCACGAATGCGTGCCGACGAACTCGACAGCGCCATCCGGCGACTCCGCATTACCAGCGACGCGCTCGATACTGCCCGCGAAGCGCTCGACGCGCTGCCGCTGATCCGACGTGCGGCACGCCAGACCATTCAGAGCCGTATCAACGACTTGTCTCGAGAACATCGCGAGCGCCGCGGGGAACATCAACAGGCCCGCGACATCGCCCGTGCGGCGAACCGACACGCCAACGAACTGATCGCCCAGGCCGAGCGCTCCGCTGCCGACGACGAGACGCGCCGAAGCGGTGAACAAGCTCGAGCCGCAGCCGAAAACACTGTCGCACGCGATGCCACCGTTGAGGCGCTCCACCAACGGCTCGAATCCGAGCTCGCTGCTCATCGCACAGAACACAACAGGCGACAGAATCTGACCAATCCTCAACGGCAGCTGGAGGAACGCGCGCGCCAACAACATGCGGCCACCGCCGATGAGTTCACGGTCGAGGAACGCTCTGCAGTAGAGGGCACCGGGCCTGACTACCGATCGGGCATGGGTCTCTAG
- a CDS encoding helix-turn-helix domain-containing protein, whose amino-acid sequence MSDRRVTVRWNLRQLMAAQGMFQTSELMPLLADRGITLTRTFVYRLVTNTPQRINVEVLAALCDILNCTPNDLLELVTEPVENAKTGTTGHHETQGIGDLRPIRSTIRRPKTGG is encoded by the coding sequence ATGTCAGATCGACGAGTCACGGTGCGCTGGAACCTGCGCCAGCTGATGGCCGCCCAAGGCATGTTTCAGACAAGCGAGCTGATGCCGCTACTCGCCGACCGGGGCATCACGCTGACCAGAACATTTGTCTATCGACTCGTCACCAACACACCCCAACGCATCAACGTCGAAGTCCTTGCCGCGCTCTGCGACATCCTCAACTGCACACCCAACGACCTGCTCGAACTCGTCACTGAACCCGTCGAAAACGCCAAGACCGGTACCACCGGCCACCACGAAACCCAGGGCATCGGCGACCTGCGGCCGATCCGCTCGACCATTCGACGCCCCAAAACGGGCGGGTGA